A segment of the Denticeps clupeoides chromosome 2, fDenClu1.1, whole genome shotgun sequence genome:
ATGTTAAAAGTGTACATTACTTTTCAAGTGTGTTAGCAGAAATGTTACTATTGCCGGACTATTATTTAGATGATTACATGACATTATGAGTGTTGGGAGCCTTTACAAAGTCCAAGATATGGCATCTAATGTCTGAATTAATACCTTAACATACTGTATAGTGCTGAGAGATGCAAAACAGCAATCACATTAAAGTGGCCAATGGTCTTCGATCATGAAATAGATCATGAGACCGAGATCATGCAACAGAATTGTTGCAATAATGCATCAGagcattaaaaaacaataatgtcagtgcattaaaaaacagacaaatgatgACAATAATGGCTACTGCTATACAGACAAATGTTTGCCTATTGATTCTATGGTTCTATGTAAATCTGCTATTCAAAGTTAATAAGTATGTCTACTATTTGAACATAACTGTCTGAAAATGATAGAATTAATCATGCCTAAAAAACACAGAATCGCTGCTCAGATGAATTATTCACTTTAGGTCAGGAGGTCAAATCCTCAACCTCTAAAGTATTTTCTCTGCCTACTGACAATGCAATAGCATCAAATCACAGAGAGATTTCAGATTAAAATCGCAGCAAAATGTATGTTCCTTGTTGAGTGTATTTTACATGCATATGTGTTGTGCAAGTGGCTCAGAAATGGCGAGCCTCCGGTTGCGGTTTGATTGGCGGATTTGTCAGCAGCTCTGTGTGATGTGTGGAGTGGGTGTTGTGAGGGGGTTAGGAAACATTCGGAAAATTCCTCTTGGCATCTTTCCTGCTTTCCCCTTCTTTCCGCACTCACCCTCCCGCTCTGTGTGGAGGTCATTTGGCACGGACAGGGGCAGCGCGCTAAAAAGACCATTAATGCCGGGTGTCTGCGGAGACAGAGCAGGCTTTGTCTCTGTTCTGCGCAATGTCATGTAGCTACACGCACTACATCTCTCTCACactcccacatacacacagctgTAGTCCGAgatgaaatattcatacagCATTGTGCATGTGTCCTTTTGACATCAGTTGCAAATTTGACATTCAGACCAGCGTCAGACAGATGGTTCAGTAATGAGATGATATTTACAATGGCTTCCTTTTGCCAGTTTACAGGATTAGAAAAAAATCTAGTAGTCTTCAACAATATCATAAAAGCATTGGTCTGATCGCTAATCCTTATAAATGCACTAACCTGAAGATTCTAATCATTTACAGAACAATCACAGTTTGATTGGTGCTTAATGAAGAATTATTACCAAGCTTTGATTCTAAAAATCTATgttcttaaaaaagaaaaagcattttGTCCAAAGAATTGTTTGAGGTTGAAGCCACCTAAATTGCCATTAGAAAACAATTTTGAGTTAACATTGAATTAGAAAGTGAATTACACTGGTAAAAGGTGATAATTTGTAATAATGACTGAAGAGCACATctcatgtgtattttttgtgtatttttatgtcATCTCTCTAGCATCACCTGCTGGTCACTGTAGAGcactgcttacatttacatttagatttatggcatttatcagacgcccttttccagagcgatttacaatcagtagttacaggaacagtccccctctgcagacactcaaggttaagtgtcttgctcagggatacaatggtagtaagtgggatttgaacctgggtcttctggttcttctgtgccccactagtctactaccctGCTTCCTCTATTTATTTCCCCTTCAGCTGTGTAAAAGTGTATGCGACCTCGCGTATGACATGGCATCCCTGTCCACATATTTGACATCCCAGTCCCCTCCCTGTTGCTATGGAAATGCAGCTGTCTGTGGCAACAACCATTGGGCCTGCTTGTGCTCAGAACGGTTCCTGGTTTCAGGGCATGAGGCAGACTGGGCGGACTGGGACTGCTGGTGATCATTATTATTCCCTATTTAATTGCTGAATTTACTGAGGCAGGCTTTTGTAAGTATTATTGCTTGgcacaaatgttttattgaatatattgtaaataaaatggCATTCACTTTATGTTTCTGATCCGTCCTTAGAGCAGAAGACCCTACCTATTTGTGTGCACAGCAGTATGCTCAATGGATTGAATGCAAAAATGCCACTGCTACTAAATTATGTTCTGTGATTAACAAATATTTTGTTGGTGTTTGCATAGTACAGCAACGCCGTAAATAgagatatatattttaatatattttatatatttattatgcacAGTAGGGACTATCTATTTATGGCAGTGTTGGCATGCACACTTATTGTATTCTCTTCTCTGTCAATGAATACTGACAGTTTATTGTAGACATATAGTGCAACGACAGTTAGGACATTTTTGCAAGGACAATTCCTGAATCACAGTGACATTTTCCCTGGACAACAATACAGGTAATTTCATGAAAAGGTGTCAAGAAGAACCACAGAACTGACTTCagaaatttgtgtgtgtttttgtgtgtgtctttgtcttCATGTGTCTGTGTTATTTACCTTGTCATCAGATTTTCAGTAATGTTCACATCTCAAATCTCAAACAacgaacattaaaaaaaaaaaatttcaaacatTCATAACTACATGTCCACATGATCCTTCATAtaagtctgtgtttgtgtgtgtctacttGTTTGTGTGTTAGGAGGTGCATCATATTCTGTAAGGACAGTCAGGAGATCATGCACAGTCGGGTCAGAGGGATCAACCAATCAGTAGACATGGCGTTTGAATGTACTAACAGGTAACCATTAAATATCCATTATAATCATTTAATGGTTTACAAGTCGTCTAATAAAGaccatgatgatgaagatggtggTGTCTGTCTGCCAGGCGTTGCTCTAGCTACCAGGACTTCTCCCAGATGGAAGGCAGCAGTGAGTCTGTGCATCTCCTGCATACCCCTCCATACAGAGACACCAGTGGATACAGCCCCGACCGAGCCAACCAGCTCAAGGGAGGGAGAAGTTGGCCTCACCCCAAGGCCACAGGAAAAACATGGAGCATGAGAAGAAggtgaccagcatttacatttacatttacagcatttatcagacgcccttatccagagcaacttacaattggtagttacagggacagtccccctggatcaactgggggttaaatgtcttgctcagggatacaatggtagtaagtgggatttgaacaatTGTCTCAtattgggtcttctggttcataggtaagtgtgttacccgctaggctactaccaccccagcagAACCACAGAATCCAAATCCATGCCTTGTGTTTCTTTCGAGAACACCTGACTCACAGGTGCAGGCAAGCCTTCAAACAGGCAGCATTTAGACCTTGAGGCTCTAGAGTTGTTGAACCCTGGTGTTCTGTGAATGAATGGGCCCTCAgggacagcagcagctgcaATGGTCCTGCTAGCTTCAGCGCTGAGCTCAGCTGCTCTGGCTGTGGGGCCACAACTGCTGGTGAAAATGGCGGATGGGCTTCCCAAGGAtgagtaaaatgcagaggacacatttcgttgtgtcaccgtgtgctgtgcagtgtatcacaatgatcacttcactttcaccttttcaccTGATGGTGTCAATTTATGCACTTTTCTACAAATAAATCCACAAGCCATTATAAAGCAAAAATATGATTTCTCAAGCAGCAAGCCATGACTTCAGGCCTGGTTTGGGTCAATGAAGGGTCCTTCAGTGCATAAAATCATATGAGTTttacaaattattaattatttgttcTTGTCATGTCTGTGGCCCAGTTCTTCAGCGGAGTGGATTGAAGATGACTCTCATGCCTTCCTGCCTATCCTCGCTACTCCTCCGACCTCTTCACGACCTATGACACCCAGAGGTCACCTGTGCTCTCGTCCCCACACTCCAGTTGGCAGAGTCGACATTCAGCCTTGCGAGGAGTCGCCTGCCATGTTCCATACCAGCTCTGAGAGGTGGCACCCACCCAGGGTGAGAAACACAAATTCACAATATGAGCATTATCAACATGAAGTTCATTTTAATATCCTAATTTTAAATCTATTAAACATAAAGCATCTCAGAGCATTTGAAAACATGCTTGTTAACAGAAAACCATCACTTGTTTTAcaaaatagacacacacactgtatatatacacacattcactcacacacacatacagcacacggtgcacacaatgaaatgtttcctctgctttaaaccatcacccgtgaaagtgtgtggggacggtgctttgatcggtggcaccttggcggatcgggcaaccttctggttatggggctgcttccttaaccgctaagccaccactgccccaaaattccagggattgaacccgggacctcatacaCGCAAAGCTTCATCAGTTCCTCATAaattaattattctttttttttacattgttacaGGCTTCTGTCACCTTCACTCCTCACAGCAACACACGGAAAACTGCTGCAAAGGTagaaccagacacacacacacacacacaaagcaaaaacTTTCTAACACATCATAGATTAATTCATTAATCCATGAATTCTGTTTAAAGAAACCGCATCAGTGTATCTGAATGCAACTGTACTGAAGTTCTCAACTCTCCCTCCTTAGGTCTCACTCATTAGCCGTCTTCCTCCTCTACCTCCAAACAGAGCGACCCCCTCATCCCCTGCTCCGCATTACCTCCGTCGGCATCACAGCCCCTTTTCGGTGGGTGACCTGACAGTGAGTCTTTGTGTCTGAGGTTGCAAATGAGAGTTTTAAAGGATGCAATCTTTTAGCAGATTTTAGCATTTTTACTGTAGCTTACAGTGCAGGACATAAACCACCAAAAACGGAAGTATTACAGGACATTCAAAGCATGCAGCATATCCAAATACCAACAAATGAGTAGGAATAACTACATTATACCAGCTATAATATTTTATGGTAATTGGTTGGAAAGACTTTTGAACTGGCAGTGAATAGGATTTGCTCAGCCCAAAGGTTTGCAGTTCCTGACAACAATATGTGAGAGATGATGAAGATGCAGTTCTGTGTTTCAGCTTGCAAAGTACAACATGTTTACCGAGCGGGACACTGAGCCAATCCGAATCCTGGAAAATAACGTTGATGTAAGATGATAAcagaaaaattgtaaaaatattgtaatttttataATGTGTCAAATTGCAACCCTTGTATTACGTCCCTCCTGTTCAGGGTCTGCTGACTCGACTGTGTGGTTGTGACAAACTCCTCCAGTCCCTCACTGCAGAACAGTCCCAACTCCAGGAAGTAAAGGTTCTTATAGTTGGAGTTCATTTTTGGAATGCGTTCATATTATTCCATAATTGGTATTGTTTGAATTGTCACCGGAAATGGGAGATGCGAGGGTCTCAGTGATTGGTTGGCTGGTGTAACAACCTGCAGGACGACACCCAGGCAGCGCTGGAGATGAGCCGCATGCAGCTGGATGAGTGGAAGCATCCAGATGCACAGGTGTCCCAGAAGACCCTACTACAGGAAGGTCTGGTCACCATCCGAGCCCAGCTCTGTGACTTGTTCATGGTATGTCACCATAGCTGCTACGTTTTAGGTGTTGgataatatttctgtgtgtgcatatggTAACAACTTATAAATGTcatgttgtgtggtgtgtgtgtgttgcaggtgatGGAGAATGTGTGGAGTCAATATGAAACAATTGAGTCTGAACTCTCAATTTTATACTCCCACCTCCAGCACATCTGCCATTTTGCGATGCCCCAGGTACACAGTTCTGTGTGtaggtatgaatgtgtgtgcaagAGCCAGATGGCTCAATGGGTGAACTGGGTTTGGTCCCTTTATCTGCAGCAGTGACTTTATGTGGGAAGCATGATGGTCATGGCCATGTACATCGTCATGTCATGACGTGGGCCTTCCAGCGTTTTTATTCATTCAAGCCGTAGTGATGTGTGGAAACTGGTAACCATGACCACTATACTCTCACTGCAGGAGCAGTCGAGAGCACAGAGGCAGCTCTGGATGATTGATGATATCCTCTGCGGTCTGAAGGCAAACAGGAACCACTTCAGGCTCATATTTGGCTTAGATCAACACGCAGGTAATTTAACCCAGAAAGGCAAGCATATGTTTCCATTTGCACTCAAGATATTGTACAGTTATTCTGTATTTCAAACCATATCACCTAAATGTAGAAAGCAAGCTTATAATTACTTATTATAACATACTTATCTTTACATTGTGTTAATTTCATGTACATATTTTCCCATTTTGTATTTCTgcttagcaaaaaaaaagctaagaTTATTCATTTGTTATTAACAGACCAAGAAATTGCAGGGCTTGATGTGGTAAGCCAggaaaacttattttaaaatatttgtaatatgtatTGATCATGTGGATGGATCAACACAACGAGAATGGCCCAGTAACATCATGTGATATCATTCTCTCTATTCTAAATTCTGTCAAGCAGGCAGGGCCACAGCAGTGCCTAGTCCGTCCCCCATTACCTCAAGATCTGCAGGAAGCCAATCACATCAGAGAACTGCACTGCTGGGCGGAACCATATTATGAGGTGGTTTTGTTAGTCTGTGGGGTTTTCAGCTGTGATAATGTTTTACCACTaataacaaaatgaataatacCTCTTTCCTTTTCCCCTAGGTTGTGAACAACATCATCCCTGGATGTGAACAGGGTGGGACTCAAACTGGTAAAACAAGATTTAAGTGTCTATGCAGACATTAACTTCTCCAGTTGTTCAACTCAGAACCacaaaattaaatgtcatttaccTTTTTGTCAACAGGGTGTGGGTCTCCAGAACGTAATGGAATGAAAGTAAGCTTAGTGGTGAAAACTCTCTAACATAGCCTTTCCACAGAAAAATGGTTCAATAATCtttaactacacacacaaaatgactgAGACTTGTTGTGATTAGCAGTGCCCAGGCGAGTCTTGGCCACTAGAGGCCGTCCTTTGGTATGGACTGATTCTAGGATGATTTGGTTCTATTTCATTAATCTTGTTTTGTCTCTCCCTCACCATTTAACTAGTGTTTTGGCTCATCTAGTCCTTGCTTGGTttcatgtgtgtctgttttatgtTGATTCTTGTCTGTTTTTTGTGCATTAGGGGTGATATTTTCCTTGTAGATTGGGACAAAACATCTTTATAGATATAGATTATGACTATAAAAATCATGGGTGCAGCTTTCATTTTTTCAAAGCAATCTGTTCCTCCACTTTTCTCCTCCTACctattttttcctcagaatgaTTGGATGGAACAGACTGAGGGGGAAGCTGAACCTGTTCCTGTGAGAGTGGCCCGTGTTGTCACAGCCACCCTGCCCTCCACCCTAATGCCCAGACGCATCTCGGTGGAAACTCAGCCTCCTGAGGAGACTTTAATGCCACTCGCATATAGGACCCTGAATCAACCCACAAGACTGATGGCCCACTCAGCTCAGTGCAATGCTGAGAGGTTCTATGGTGAGGGGTGCATTGAAACACCACTTCAGACATCAGTCACACATCATGATTCAGTCATGGCTGTGGAGGACCTTCACTGTGAGGTGTCTGCAGAAGCCATAGGACCCTTGGGCCAGAATGGCTCAATTATAAGAGGGTCAAGAAAAGAGAGATGTGAGATGGTAAGAGTAGTTCTCATATTGTTTTAGTGAATGTCTAAAATTAAACCTGAAAGCAATGTTTTTCCATCACTTGCAGACCTCTGAACCTGGTTTGACCCCTGGGCAGAAAGAGGCTACAGTGAGACAAGAAGAACAAAATCCATACAGTTTCACCAAAAGGTGACACAGTGAGAGCACAACATCATATtgatgaatatataaaaaaaaacaatggtaaTTGTAGGAAAATCTTAACATTAGTGAATTTGTGTCTCTCAAACCGCCCTtaaatttaaacaaaacttGGCTCGATTGCAAGAGAAAGTGGCCACTTTCAACAAACAGTTCTTAAGCCAAATCAGGCCTGTTCAGCCGAGTGCTTTTCACTTTCAGTGGATCCAGACCAGTCGGACCTGGATCTTGTCTCCAGAAAGGCCTCACATGCCTCGATTTAGCCAATGAAGCAACAGGTACAAACTGACTCATTAAAATGAACAGCAATTAACTTGTTCTTTAATTGCAGCCTATATTAATAAAGAGACAAGCAAAAATCGATTTGTTGACATTTATGACAACCTGGCATGTTTTGTCATTGGTCTGTTGAAGgtcaatgtttctgagctctttgCTTTTCCAGGATCTGCCATGCTTATGAATGGCAGCATGTTCTGCACAGACGTTCTTGATGCTGTTCCTGGTGAAACGGTGACAAATGGCCAGTTGTCGCTTGGTGCTGAAGAAACCTGCCATGACGTTGGAGCAGGCACGAACTGCTCTGGTCAGGACTCAGACTTCACCATATTTCACAATGGCAAGGACACCTATCAAAGCAAGACCTCCCTGATGGTAGCCAATAAGAAAACAGAATGGTTCTTGTCAACCAATCAGAGGCATGGGTTCATACCAGTGTCCGTTCCGGGAAATGACTTGGTTTCCTCCTCATATTCCTGCTCCTTGTTAACAGCAAATACAAACCAGTCAAATGAAAGTGTTTGTCTAACTGGTGATGAAATGAATGGGGATATTGAAGAGCCGTATAACACAGACTGCAAAGACAACGGTATTCCAGACATGGAGCAGCAGGGATCCGATAACCAAGTTGCAAGCAAAACATCCCATAACATGTCCTGTTCATCTGACTTGTTGAATCTCTATGAAGAGATACGTCATGCTGTGTTTTATCCGGGAGACGTTAGTAGGTTGGAGTGTGGCGGGTCTCCCATTTCCATACAGGATGCAGAACCTGGTGAAAGATCTCCAGAAGAGCAGCTGAAAGAGCACCCAGCACTTCAGCAGTCCATCACAGAGATACAGTGTGATGACATGGGTAGCAGAGAGTCAAGCCATCATAAATGTGGATGCCCAATCTACAGTACTATTCTTAAAAACGGGGCAGCCAATCACTGCTCACCATTTTCTCATGGTAGGGTGACTGTGGTGAGCACAAGTTTCTAGTGATTAAGATCCAAGTttattgtcacgactacggacttacgagggaaggaagcgcagaggtttgacatgctgggaagggggttttattataacaaacaaagaaatacaaagaaacaatggcgcggtggccgaaaacgatttaacttaaatacagataaactaaaactaacccgtaggcgtgtggcgattgccagaactcaaaacacataacactaaacaaggtcaagttcgtgcatagagttcacgaaaatgccagcgaccccgaacgggcggaaacttccggcatttatggggcgtcaggattgggttccggtgtggagcccagctgcaggcaatcctgacagagccccccctccaagggctacgtcctcggagccccaacagtaccatcagtggaggcggcggggcggacggcggcaaccacagggctcctgccctgctgtatcctccccttggaggacccggtccctcgggctggctccccggcgtggtcaggcgtggcggccccggtccctcgggctggctccccggcgtggtcaggcgtggcggccccggtccctcggcctggctccccggcgtggtcaggcgtggcggccccggtccctcggcctggctccccggcgtggtcaggcgtggcggccccggtccctcggcctggctccccagcgtggtaaggcgtggcggccccggtccctcggcctggctccccggcgtggtaaggcgtggcggccccggtccctcggcctggctccccggcgtggtcaggcgtggcggccccggtccctcggcctggctccccggcgtggtcaggcgtggcggccccggtccctcggcctggctccccggcgtggtcccgcttggcggccccggaccctcggcctggctccccggcgtggtcccgcttggcggccccggtccctcggccctggctccccggcgtggtcccgcttggcggccccggaccctcgtacctgcacacaataatcagggccgatccatctgggtacgtgtgggccctgtctccacacgtctcctctgacacgtcttgtgtccccccctgcaccgcgcagggagattgtcccagaacctccggcgactgttccaggcaccccaggctggtgccttctgggactatgcagcccctctcgctgcccggccctggtgccaagggggaggcattgccagaccatccggctagccccttctgcgtccgttgggacaagcaggccctcttcctgcctgtcccagctgggtcctcatgcctacccgggggctctatggcgctccacccctttggaggcagacgcaggcccatgcctggcccgccctcctcactggctaccggaggacccagctcaatcgcttccccacctaccctcccctcaggaggagtccccaacccgaactgcacccccccaaaaaattctttgggggagcaccccccccggctggacttaggggtaccttggggcttgtccacctcaccttggaccagcacattcgggtcaggaacctcctccctggggttcggctccgtggctgggtcgccatctggtggacacaaagaggggaagtgggggcgacatacggacacatatgccacgcacacacacacagacagagacagacagaagagagggtcgtctggctccctctctgggctctccgggacctcctcagggggcacagccaggatctcgggaggtgcgatcttttcgtcgcccgccagtgcttggtcttcttgccccggatcctgactggcgctggacgtggtggaggggcagagttcgatccatggctcaggctctggccgatcaaactccgccctcagtctctgctggaagtcccgaaaactcctgtcggtctctccctgctgccagagggctgtgctccagccccatgctgacccaagcagacacgcgaggatggtgatggtctcatcagtgtctgctaccccactgaagggtcctgggaccatttggctgtcccacacggggctgggcacgtcgctggagatggtggtgggcgtgtggcgtggggggtggtggacatcttctccagcatgcgggggcgctggtgatgcgctgccgttcagctggggaacgtccgagcagagggaaggcgggtcggcgactggagctgggagggcatcttccctgtgaggcagttccggcagtgcagttgctggctggcgacctcctgttgccctgttccaccagcttacccccacatcgctgtcctcctcctcactgttgtcgcacctctgggactgacgtgggtttccacggacctcgcaacgatcatggacgggcacgatgggcggagccatcccggcaccgactgcccaatcggcgtcatcctcgtgttggtccgtgtcgacctcataccctcggaagtcacgtggatcttcacggatgtcgcgacaatctcggacgcgtgcgctgggtggagccatcccggccccgactgcccaacgaaaatccacgtcattgtcgctttcgtcatccgtgtcctcccacctgtgactccgagggtcgtccaccctgcggacatcctggacccagggtgcgatcaactcccagggacagtactctggccattcgggctggagcctgcccacctcctcgctggacgAACGCCGCCGTTgacgcttctcacccccctggaagtgacgtgggtccccacggacctcgcgacgattgcagactggtgcgatgggcggagcccaactctcgtctcccgtgctctcgtcgtcgtccgtgtcgtcccagtccacggggagtcttgccagcagagcgcagagttcttggctcgacatgccgaagatcgtgggggtcgcatcttctgcgctcgctgcccacgtcacttcctcgctgctgccgacgccaacgtcctcgctccgcccactcacccgccgacgttgtcgcttccgggtttcgcggagtttcccgggggtgacgtcatcacccggcgccgcgtaccacggcttctcggggagaaaacgctccaccagaacgggcggcgcgtctctcgtctggcgtccgcgttcgccgcgccgggctgcgtctttcgcggcgtttcttctcctctgctttctacctctgcgcttttgggggggtcgctggcattctgtcacgactacggacttacgagggaaggaagcgcagaggtttgacatgctgggaagggggttttattataacaaacaaagaaatacaaagaaacaatggcgcggtggccgaaaacttaaatacagataaactaaaactaacccgtaggcgtgtggcgattgccagaactcaaaacacataacactaaacaaggtcaagttcgtgcatagagttcacgaaaatgccagcgaccccgaacgggcggaaacttccggcatttatggggcgtcaggattgggttccggtgtggagcccagctgcaggcaatcctgacatttaTAGACCTTGTTTTATAGTCTtgcttttaaatgttcttttttattactttaatgtCTAAAAGTGCTCATTACTtactaataatttaatttaacacatacaattactgtcattttttaattttataatatGCTAAAACATCCTTAAAATCTAATACTATTGTCCAGAAaggaggaggacccaggcgTGGACACaaactggacaaacaaacatatagagCTTTATTTAGGGACAATGAACTTGgtaacagggacagtttccaCAGGGATCACTCACACGGGGATCACTCCACACATGCACGCTAACACAAGACCGTTACATACAGAGGTCTTGTGTATGTATAATAGAGGCCTCCAACCAAGAGGCCTCCAAAAATCAAGACCAAGACATTCTTCAAAATCAAACCAAGAGTGTCTAAGCGCAAAAAACTTCTCCCTTTGCATTTCACCGTTTTAATGCCGGTTTATGGAGCGCTGATGCAGGAAAACTTAAATAGGGCGGATGTCCGGTGTGGGGAATCAAGGGGACGCCCCCAGCAATCAGAGTTCCAGGAACCGTTGTCAGGTGTGCCCCCGTGACAACTATTGACCTTTAAACTGTGCACGCTACTATGATAACACGTACAGTTTGGTTCCGGCAGTAAATGTATGCATATAAGCAAAGTAAATAATATATCTAAAGCACAGAGCTTTACACAGAACCAAACACCAACGACAGCTGGATGGCTAAAAGTCATGATAGCCTCTTCTCAAACCTCGAGATCCATGTTTATTGTCATGTGCTGATGTAACCTGGTGTAATATAGCCTTATTCAAAGTTTGTAGATGACaacaaattaaaacaacaacTGTTAAGAATGGATTTGTGGATGACCATCATAGTAACCAGGACAGTTGTAAAGGACAatggaatggagaaaaaaagaaattgtttgCCACTTGAGTACATTATATTTGATTTTTATAAGGGTTTAAATGTAGTGGAATGCA
Coding sequences within it:
- the plekha4 gene encoding pleckstrin homology domain-containing family A member 4 isoform X7, producing the protein MEGSSESVHLLHTPPYRDTSGYSPDRANQLKGGRSWPHPKATGKTWSMRRSSSAEWIEDDSHAFLPILATPPTSSRPMTPRGHLCSRPHTPVGRVDIQPCEESPAMFHTSSERWHPPRASVTFTPHSNTRKTAAKVSLISRLPPLPPNRATPSSPAPHYLRRHHSPFSLAKYNMFTERDTEPIRILENNVDGLLTRLCGCDKLLQSLTAEQSQLQEVKDDTQAALEMSRMQLDEWKHPDAQVSQKTLLQEGLVTIRAQLCDLFMVMENVWSQYETIESELSILYSHLQHICHFAMPQEQSRAQRQLWMIDDILCGLKANRNHFRLIFGLDQHADQEIAGLDVQAGPQQCLVRPPLPQDLQEANHIRELHCWAEPYYEVVNNIIPGCEQGGTQTGCGSPERNGMKNDWMEQTEGEAEPVPVRVARVVTATLPSTLMPRRISVETQPPEETLMPLAYRTLNQPTRLMAHSAQCNAERFYGEGCIETPLQTSVTHHDSVMAVEDLHCEVSAEAIGPLGQNGSIIRGSRKERCEMTSEPGLTPGQKEATVRQEEQNPYSFTKSGSRPVGPGSCLQKGLTCLDLANEATGSAMLMNGSMFCTDVLDAVPGETVTNGQLSLGAEETCHDVGAGTNCSGQDSDFTIFHNGKDTYQSKTSLMVANKKTEWFLSTNQRHGFIPVSVPGNDLVSSSYSCSLLTANTNQSNESVCLTGDEMNGDIEEPYNTDCKDNGIPDMEQQGSDNQVASKTSHNMSCSSDLLNLYEEIRHAVFYPGDVSRLECGGSPISIQDAEPGERSPEEQLKEHPALQQSITEIQCDDMGSRESSHHKCGCPIYSTILKNGAANHCSPFSHGRVTVVSTSF